The Helicobacter cetorum MIT 00-7128 region CCTCTAAATTATAAAGTTTTAAGAGGGTGATTTTCAAAATAATCTTGCGAATTTAAAGGGGTGTTTGGGTTTAAGAGCTTTTGATAATTCCCGCTTGAATCCAACTCATAGCGTTTCAAAGTGTCTTGTAGTTGGATTTCTAAAATGCGTAATAATTTATCAGCAATTGCTTGACTTGTAGCTGGAATGAGTAATTCCACACGCCTTTCTAAATTTCTTGGCATTAAGTCCGCACTAGAAAAGTAAATATTAGGTTGCGCATGTTTGAAGTAATAAATTCTAGCATGCTCTAAATATTTACCTACGATTGAATACACTCTAATGTTTTCGCTTAGTCCTTTTATTTGAGGCTTTAAACAACAAATCCCTCTAATGATTAAATCAATTTTAACTCCTTTTTGAGACGCTTTATAAAGCCATTCAATAATCTCGCTATCCACTAGGGCGTTAGCTTTTAAGATGATATGCCCTTCTTTTATGTGAGTGATTTCATCTTGAATGAGTGCAATAATCTTATTTTTAATCTGTTTGGGTGCCATGCTTAGAGTATCTAAAACGCTTTCTGTGGCACTGCTAGTTGAAAGTGAGTGAAAGAGTTTGATAATATCATTAGCGATTTCATTTTTAGCACTAAAAAAACTCACATCGGTATAAATTCTTGCGCTCAAAGGGTTGTAATTGCCCGTGCTTAAATGGGTGAAATGGCATAATTGTCCATCAATTTGTTTGGTAATAACAAGCATTTTAGCATGCACTTTAAGTTTTGGAATGCCATAAATAACTAATGCCCCCGCCTTTTCTAAAGCCTTTGCCCAATGCAAATTACTTTCTTCATCAAAGCGAGCTTTTAATTCTACTAAAACGCTTACTTGAATCTTGCTTGCCGCCTCAATTAAGGCTTTGACAATGGGTGAATGCTTGCCTACACGATAAAGAGTCATTTTAATAGAAAGAGTTGTTGGGTCATTAGTGGCTTGTTCTATCAAATCAATTATGGGTTCAAAACTCTCATAGGGGTGAAAAAGTAATAAATCTTCTTGCTCTATAGCATTAAATAAATCTTCCTCATTGAGTGGGGGTAAGATTTTTGGGATAAAATCGGGTGCTTTTAAGGTTTTAAAATTGGTATGCCCCACTAATTCCCATAAGTCTCCTAAGCCTAGCATAACAGCGCTTTCATATACATGCATTCCAGAGAGTTTGAGCTTGTCATGAAAGTGGGTTTGAAAACTCCTTAAAGATGCTAGTAGGGTATTTAAAAGTTCTTCATTGCCTCGTTGGGTTTGTAAGCGCACGATTTCGCCTTGATTGCGTTTCCTTAAGCTTTCACTCATAAGTTCTGCATAATCATGCGCCTCATCTTCTACAATTTCAATATCTGCATCACAAGTTACTCTAAAAGCCATGCACTCTAAAACTTCATGCCCTAAAAACAAATCTTGTAAGTGCGCCTCTATAATCTCTTCGGCTAATACAAAAAGACCTTTTTCTAATTCAATAAAACGAGTCGTAAAAGTTGGTAATTTAATGAGTGCATAAGAGATATTGTGAGTCTTTTTTTCTTTGATTTTAGCAAAAAGAGCAAAAGTTAGATTGCCTAGAGGGGGGAAATTGTGTGCTGAATCAATTTTAATAGGCAACACCAATGGGTATAATTGCTTTAAAAAATAATCCTTAGCTTTAGTTTTTTGCGTAAGGCTAAGTTTATTATAAGCAACTATGCAAAGCCCTTTTTTAGATAGCAAGGCTTGAATTTTTTGAAATTCTAATTCCATTTCTTCAATTTCAAGCGCTAGGTAGCGTTCTATTTTTTCTAATTGCTCTTCAGGGGTCGTGCCATCAGTGCCCTTAGAAGAAATTTTATGCTCATAGAGTTGCTTAAGTCCAGCCACCCTTATCATATAAAATTCATCTAAATTGGTGCCATAAATGGCTAAAAATTTTAGTCGTTCTAGTAGGGGTAAGCTTTCATCTTTGGCTTCATTTAAAACTCTTGTATTAAAGGCTAACCATGAAAGCTCTCGGTTAAAAAAATGATTCAACGAAAAATCCTTTAAGATAATAATGTTTAAGAATAAAAGTTTTACTTGGTGTGATTATATAATGAAAAGTTAATAATTTAACGATGTTTTTAAAAGCATGGTCGGAGTAGCGGGATTCAAACCCACGACCTCACCCACCCCAAGGGTGCGCGCTAATCAGGCTGCGCCATACTCCGAAACAAAAGACCGATATTATAGCGTAAGTTTGCTTAGTTATTGCTTATTTAAGTAACTTTGTAGCAATAAACAAGTTTTTTTAAGGAATTGTTTTAGGGTATTTTGAGAGTGTTGGACAAATTTAATAAGCTCATTTTCTTCAACATATAATGAAACGATTAAGATACTTTGTAAGATATGAGCGATACTCCCTTCAAATAAAATGCCTAGTGCTGGGTTTTTAGCACTTGTTGTTTGACAAAAATCATTTAAAAAATCCACCCATTCAAACATTTCTTTTTTAGTTTTACATGGCGTATCTAGGTGTATAGAAAAATCGTTTTTAAAATCAAAAAGTTTTTTTTGCCAAGTTTTTAAATCGTTAAAGGGATTATTTGGGTGGCTAAAGGCATTTTTAATGTGAGTGATAGCTTGTTTTTTGCCAAAACTTTTAGGTTTAAAATCATTGTATTTTAAACTTTGAGCGTTTTTGATTTTAGCCCCATAGCTTAAATTATAGACTTTTTTAGGCTTATAATAATTAAGGGCTTCTTCAATCCTTTCTTTAGAGAGTAAAAAGAGTGCATCACTAAAAGTTTGATAATCTTTGAAATTACTTTCTATGCTCATTAAATGCGTCGTAGTGATTTCTTTTTCATTTTCGTAATAGGAATTTTTAGCGTGTTTTTTAAATCCTTTAATATAGGCACAATCTAAAGCACACAAATAGATTTCATCACTTAGTAAAGAAGCTAGAGCTACTCCAGCATTACCCACAAAGGGTGCGCTGAACTCTATATTTAAGGGGCTTACATATGCACATGCACTCCCCCCACGCATAAACAAAAACGCTTCTTTAGCCAAATTAAAGGCTTTAGGATTGAGCATGTTAGCTCCGATTAAGGGGGTGTCTTTTAGGGGGGCTTGTTTTAAAACTTCTTTGAGATAATCTATGCGTTCTACTTCTATTTGAAAATCCACTTTTATGCCATGCTTTTTTAAGGGTTTTAAAGCGGTTCCGCATGAAAAAATGATGAAATTTTGTTCATTTTCTTTTAAAAAGTCTAAGAGTAAATCTAGGCTTGGCCCATTACCTACCACACAAATTGGGGCTTTAATCTTTTTAGGTTTAGTCTTTAGAGTTTTGTATAGGGGTAGGTTTTTAAGCGTGTGATTAAATCCTAGCATTTCATCTTCAAAACTTCCCCACCCCCTTAAGGCTTGCTTGTAATAACTTTGAATACTTTCTTGCATATGAGTGTTAAAAGCACTTTTATAGGGCATGATTTCTAGTTTCAAAAAAGAATGCGTAATAGGGCGTTTCAAAAAGTCTATTTTTAATTCATTAGGATTAAAAAATCCTTGGATAAAGAGTTTAGCCCCATGCTCAATCAACTTTTTATAACACACAAAATAGCAACTGATTTTAAACAAATCTAAATTTTCTTCAAATAAATAAAGCGAATGAAACATATAGCCCTTAGCTTGTAAAATCGCCAAAAACAAACCATCTAACAAACCATAAATCATCATAGGGGGTAAGAATTTTTGTCCTAAAGAGCCGTGTTTATGAGCATGATTTGTTTGTAAGAAGCTTAAGATTTTATGCGTAGCTTTAAGAGTTAGTGGAAGCTTATTGTTATTTTGATTTTGCAAGTAATTTAAAGAAAGGTTGTTATTATCTAATGAATATCTAGGATTATTTAAGGGGCTATGAGCCATATTAAAAGCGATTTCTATCATTTGGTTTTTAGGGTAGCTTAAAGCATTAGTAGGCGTGTGTAAAAGATTAAAGCTATTATTTTCAAATAACAATTGATAGTTTTTAAAAGGCGTGTTTAGGGCGTTAAAAAGATTAGGGTTATAGGATTTAAAAAAGAGTAAATTGTCTGTAAAACGCTTGGAAATTTCTTTTTCCAAAAACGCTGTATCAAAAGATTTTAAGGCTTGTAAAAAATCCACTTTAGTCCTTTTTGCCTCTCTTAGTCTTTTAAAGTTTCATTGCTCTATATCACTAGCTTGTAAGGGAGTGTTAGCTTTTAAAAATTTTGTTGCTTTTTTGCCTAAAATTTCTTTGTAAAATTTGGGGTGTAGGCCAAGATTTGGGCGTAAGGCTTTGATGTTTTCGCTAGTAAAAGCTTCGCCTTTTTGAATATCTTTAATCACAAATAAAGAGCGAGCAAAGATTCTTCGTTTCTCTAAAGTCTCCTTATCAATTTCTAACTCTTCTTTTCCTAGGGCTAAGACGCTTTGTTTGATTTCTTTAACCATGTTTTTAAATTCGTTAAAATCCATGCTAAAGGCACTATCTGGAGTTTGTATAGATTTGTTTAAAATGAAATGCTTTTCTATCATACTCGCACCTAGAGTGGTGGCTAGAATAGGACAAAGTGAGCCGATAGTATGGTCGCTCAAACCAAATTTTACGCCAAATTTTTCGCCTAATTTAACCATGCTTAAAAGATGAGCGTCTTCTAGTTTGCTAGGATAAGCACTCACGCATTTTAAAAGCGTGATGTCAAAATGATTGACTTCTCTACACAAAGTAATGGCGTCTTGTAATTCAGTAAGTGTAGCGATGCCACTAGAAAGAATAATGGGTTTTTGTGTGCGTGCGACTTTTTCAATCAATTCTAAATCGGCAATTTCAAAACTAGCGATTTTATACATAGCACAATCTAAGCTCTCTAAAAGTTCTAAGGCTTTTAAACTAAAAGGTGAGCTAAAAATTCCTAAATCAAGCTTTCTAGCCAACTCAAACAATTCAGCATGCCACTCTAGGGGCGTAGAAGCCTTTTGATACAATTCATACAAGCTTTCTTTATTCCATAAAGTGCCTTGAATGATGAAGGGGTTTTCCTTTAAGGTCATACAATCTGGCGTGTAGGTTTGGAGCTTGACAAAATCTGCACCACTTTCTTTAATGGCACAAATACTTTCTTTAGCAAGATTTAAATCTTGGTTATGATTAGCACTCAACTCAGCAACAATTTTAGGATACTTTAACATTTTCTTATTTTTCCTTAATCAGAACTTCTTTTTCTAAGCGATAGACTTGCGAGCAAGTGAAAGCCAAATTTTCATCATGCGTGGCTAAAACTAACGCCCCTTCTTCTTCTACAATGTAGTTTTGTAGAATGCTAATAACTTGATTAGCGGTAGTGGTATCCAAATTTCCAGTGGGTTCATCAGCGATAATGATTTTTGGTTTTTTAGAGAGCATTCTAGCAATGCTTAGGCGTTGTTGCTGTCCGCCACTTAATTCACCCACGCCTTGTTTGAGAGTGTGGGCTATGCCTAATTTTTCTAAAAGAGTGTGATTAATACTTTGTTTAGACATAATTGAAGCGACTTGTAAATTTTCTAGAGCATTAAACCCTTTAAAAAGATAATGGGCTTGAAACACGATGCCTATTTTGTAGCGTCTTAATTCTAAAAGTTTTTTTGAATTTAAGGCATAAATATCTTCATATTCTAATAAACTAATTATCCCGCTATTTGGTTTTAGCATGGTGGCTAGATGATTTAAAAGAGTGCTTTTGCCACTCCCACTTATGCCTAAAATCGCTAGGCTTTCTTTAGGTTTAATGTGTAAATCCACGCCACTATAAAGGGGTTTTTCAAAGGCGTGAGAGATGTTAGTTGCTCTAATCATAAAGTTTTCCTAAAAAGAATATCGCCTAATAAACTTGGGCTTAGAATGTAAGAAGCTGAAAAATTCGCACTATGTAAAATAATCTTGTGATAACGCCTTGCATAGTGTTTTAAAATCATTCTTTGTAAGGTTGGTTCAATGCTTGGGCTAAACCACGCATTATTGCTCATAATGATAAAAACTTTTGAAGGGCTGTTTAAATAAGCGAGTTTGGAAGTGCCTTCATAGCAAATTAAGGGGCGAAAAGTTAGATTATCTAGCTTAAAATCACTAAAATTTTGACCAGAGCGATACAAATAAGCACTCTCGCCAAAAAAGAGTTTTTCAAGTGGTTTTTTAAGAAATTCTGGCAAGGGAATGCTCTCGCCAAAGGGGGCTAGAATGACCTTGTCAGTAATTTGAACGCTTCTTTTAGAAAATAAAAACGCACTATTATAGAGATTATAACCTTGCGTGCGTAATGTGCCTGTTAAAATAGCAATATTATCGCTCAAATTTTCTAACTCAGCTTTAAAAGCGGAGTTTTCTAGAGTAGTGGGGTAGGCGGTTTCTGGGAATACGATGAGGCTTTTTTTGTGGTTAATAGCAAGCTTTATTTCTTTTAGCATGTTATTTTCAATATCTTTAAGGTAGTTTGAATCAAATTTCAAATTTTGGGGTGTTTTTGTAGAGACCAATTGAATATTATTGGTATTTTCTAAATCACTTATTTTTAAAAAGTTGAAATCAAGAGCAATTATCAAGCATAATATTCCTAAGATTTTGTAGGTTTTAGGTTTTAAGGTGCTAAAGAAAATGCAAGCTATGAATACAAGCCCTAAAGATAATTTGTCATTTTTAAACACACTATAAGCAAAAAAGCTATCTGACACTAACCAATCAAAATTAAACAGGTGGATAAAACTCATACTTAAAAAACTCAAAAGTCTGAAGTAAGGGTTTTCAAAATAGAGCAAAAAATAAAACAACACTCCATAGACTAACGCTACAAGAATGATAACTAATGGTAGTAAAAAGGGAAATTCTGAGTAACGAAAACTTAAGGCACTCCAATAAAAGAGTAATGCCCCTACAAAAAGCCCAAAGAAAAAGGCGTGTTTTTTAGGTGTTTTTAAAAATGCTAACACACTTAATGGGGCTAGTAGGCTATTAAGTGTGATAGAAATATAGGGGTTTAGATTCAATAAATCTAAAAGAGCGTTAGCATACACACTCAAAACAAATAAACATGCTAGTAAAAAAGTGTTTGCATGAAGTAGAATGAAACGCATGGGTTAAATTTTGAAACCTTGAAATTGTTTTGTAAGGTATTATAGCTATAAATTTTATTTTAGAGTGCTTTTTAAACTTGCTTTCTTTAAGATTTTAGAGCTTACAAAGCGCTTGATTAAGGGTAGTTTTTCTTAAGTTGTGTTATTATTCTTAGATTTTAAGCTTTGAAAGAGTGTTAATTTATCAAATTTTGTTAGCTTATTGAATCAAAAAAGTAGGCGTAAGAACGCTATTTTGCAAAAGAAAGGTGTGGCTAGAGTTTTGAACTATATTGATTTAGCGCTGATTGTCGTAGTGGTGGCATTTGGGATTCGTGGTTTTTATCATGGGTTTGTGAATGAAGTCGCTGGAATGCTTGGAATTGTTGTGGGGGTGTATGTAGCATCTCGTTATTCAGTAGTTGTAGGGCAGTTATTTTCAGAGCATTTATATAATTTAAGAAATGAAACCATGACCAATCTTATTGGGTTTTTGCTTGTATTGGCATTGATATGGATACTTTTTTTAGCAATAGGTGTGATATTAAGCAAGATTTTAGTTTTTAGCGGACTAGGTATTATGGATAGGGCATTAGGCTTTATTTTTTCATGCTTAAAGACTTTTTTAGTGCTTTCTTTTATCCTTTATGCACTCTCTAAAATGGATTTGATGAAAAATGCTGATATTTATTTGCAAGAGCATAGCGAAGTTTTCCCTACCATGAAGGGTGTGGCTAGTAAGATTATGCATCTTGATGGCGTTAAACATGTGGAGCAAAACCTTAAAGAAAACCTTGAAGAAATGAGTGATGAGGTTAAAAATAAGGGTAAAGAAACTTTGGATAAAACCTTAGATAAAGGGGTTGAAATCTTAAAGCAAAAGGCCAAAGAATTACCTAAACAAAGTTTGCAAAATTTAGAGCCTTCGCAAGAAACTTTAAATAGCATTGCTGATGCACCGGTTTCTAAAGATAAGATGATAGACCCCAATGACACCACCAATAATGCTCCTAACACCTCAAATCAAACTCAAGTTAAACCCTAAAGGTAAATGATGTTTTCTAATCAATACATTCAACAACGCATAAATAAAGCTAATAGCTTAAGAGAAGAAGGGAAAAACCCTTATAAAAACGGCTTGAAGCGAAGCCTTAAAAACAATGCTTTTTTAGAAAAATACGCTTATGTTAAAGATTTAGAAGAGCCTAAAGACAAAGAAAAATGCGAGAGTATTGTAGGTAGAGTCAAACTCTTGCGTTTAATGGGTAAGGCATGTTTTATTAAGATTGAAGATGAAAGCGCGACTTTACAAGCTTATATTTCACAAAATGAATTAAACGATGAGTTTAAGAGCTTGAAAAAGCATTTAGAAGTGGGCGATATTGTGTTTGTAAAGGGTTTTCCTTTTGCTACAAAAACGGGCGAATTAAGCATTCATGCCCTAGAGTTTCACATTTTAAGCAAAGCCATTGTGCCATTACCGGAGAAGTTTCATGGGCTTAGTGATGTAGAGTTGCGTTACCGTCAGCGATACTTGGATTTAATCGTTAATCCTGAAGTTAAAGAGGTGTTTAAAAAGCGTAGTTTGATTGTCTCAAGCGTGCGTAAATTTTTTGAAACAGAAGGTTTTTTAGAAGTAGAAACCCCTATGATGCACCCAATACCCGGCGGAGCGAATGCAAGACCTTTTGTAACTTATCACAACGCTTTAGAAATTGAAAGGTATTTAAGAATTGCTCCAGAATTGTATCTCAAACGCCTTATTGTAGGGGGTTTTGAAGCGGTGTTTGAAATCAATCGTAATTTTAGAAATGAAGGCATGGACCATAGCCATAACCCCGAATTTACGATGATTGAATTTTATTGGGCGTATCACACTTATGAAGACTTAATTGAATTAAGCAAGAGATTGTTTGATTACTTGCTAAAGACCTTAAATTTAACTTCAAAAATTATCTACAACGACATGGAAGTGGATTTTAATCAAACTTGCGTGATTTCTTATTTGGACGCTTTAGAAAAAATTGGAGGCATTAGTAGAGATATTTTAGAAAAAGAAGACAAGCTTTTAGTTTATTTGTTAGAAAAAGGTATTCAAGTAGAGAATCATCTAACTTATGGCAAATTGCTCGCTGAGGCGTTTGATAATTTTGTAGAGCATAAACTCATTAACCCCACTTTTGTAACAGAGTATCCTATTGAGATTAGCCCACTAGCTAGACGCAATGATAATAATCCTAATATTGCTGATAGGTTTGAATTGTTTATCGCTGGGCGAGAGATTGCTAATGGCTTTAGCGAACTTAATGACCCCTTAGACCAATTAGAGCGTTTTAAGGCTCAAGTGGCTGAAAAAGAAAAGGGCGATGAAGAGGCGCAATATATGGACGAAGATTATGTGTGGGCATTAGCGCATGCAATGCCCCCAACTGCAGGACAAGGCATAGGTATTGATAGATTAGTGATGTTATTAACCGGAGCTAAAAGCATTAAAGATGTGATTTTGTTTCCGGCTATGCGTCCTGTTAAAAATGATTTTAATGTTGAGAGTGAAGAATAATGGCATATTTTTTAGAACAAAGCGATAGCGAGATTTTTGAACTTATTGGCGAAGAATTAAAGCGTCAAAACGAACATTTAGAAATGATAGCAAGCGAGAATTATACCTTTCCTAGTGTTATGGAGGCTATGGGAAGTGTTTTAACCAATAAATACGCCGAAGGCTATCCAAACAAGCGCTACTATGGGGGCTGTGAAGTGGTGGATAAAATAGAAAACCTAGCCATAGAAAGGGCTAAAAAGCTTTTTAATTGTGAGTTTGCTAATGTGCAACCCCATTCAGGCTCACAAGCTAATAACGCTGTCTATCACGCCCTTTTAAAACCTTATGACAAGATTTTAGGCATGGATTTAAGCTGTGGGGGGCATTTAACGCATGGTTCTAAAGTGAGCTTAACCGGTAAGCATTATCAAAGCTTTTCTTATGGCGTAGGTTTAGATGGCTATATTGATTATGAAGAAGTGCTTAAAATTGCTAAAAGTGTTAAGCCCCAAATCATTGTGTGTGGGTTTTCAGCCTATCCAAGAGAGATTGATTTTAAAAAATTCAGAGAAATTGCTGATGAAGTAGGGGCGTTATTACTAGGCGATATAGCCCATGTGGCAGGACTTGTAGTGGCTAATGAGCATAACCACCCTTTTCCTTATTGTCATGTGGTTTCAAGCACCACGCATAAGACTTTAAGAGGGCCTAGAGGGGGGCTTATTTTAACTAATGATGAAGAGATAGCTACTAAGATTGATAGAGCGATTTTTCCGGGAACTCAGGGCGGACCTTTAATGCATGTCATTGCTGCAAAAGCGATAGGGTTTAAAGAGAATTTAAAACCAGAATTTAAAGCTTACGCACAATTAGTAAAATCTAACATGCAAGTTTTAGCTCAAGTTTTAAAAGAAAAAAATCATAAGTTAGTGAGTAATGGCACTTCTAATCATTTGCTTTTAATGGATTTTTTAGACAAACCCTATAGCGGAAAAGACGCTGATAATGCCCTAGGAAATGCCGGAATTACTGTGAATAAAAATACAATCCCGGGTGAAACTCGTAGCCCTTTTGTAACTAGTGGCATAAGAATCGGATCAGCTGCATTAAGTGCAAGGGGCATGGGGGCTAAGGAATTTGAAATCATAGGGAATAAAATATCAGATATTTTAAATGATATTGATAATGTTAGTTTGCAATTACATGTAAAAGAAGAATTAAAGGCTTTAAGTGCACAATTTCCTGTGTATAGCCAACCAATTTTTTAATCAGTAAAAGGAAGTAAAAGTAATGACAGAAATGGAACTCAAACTTATCAAAATAGACACGAGCCACTATTTTGAAAAAAAGCCGGGCTTAGGCGAGAAAATAACTCATATTGGACGCTCTTTTTACAATAAGTTTCAAAGAGTTGATGCTATGCTTACAAGCTCTCTCATTCAAAAGCATTTTAGAAAGGAAATTACTATTGCGCATAATTTAATTTTACGCAATAATAAGGTTGAAAATATCGTGTTTGATTATAATGGTCGCAATCCAGAGCGCTTTTATCATAAGGCGCAGTTGTTGCTCCGTGAAGAAGGCTTTATGAATTTTACCGCTTATAACACTAAGACCCCTGGTCATTTGCATTTGTATGTGCATAAGGGGCATACAGAACTTAGCGAGGGTGAAAGATTGGTTAAAACTTTGTCTATGAAATTAGCTCAAGGCATGCCTAATGAGTGGAAAGTTTTTCCTAATAGGGATATACCAAAAGAGTTTAATATTTTAGCATTGCCTTATGAAGTCTTTGCCAAAGAGCGAGGGAGTTCTTGGGCAAAGCATTTATAATTTAACTAAAACTATAGGAGTTTAGCTATGGCAGATAATGAAAAACTGAATGATATGATGTTAGATGAAGAAACAAGTGGTTCTGGTATCAAAAAGGCGCTATTGATTGTAGCGATTGCTATTATTATTCTAGCGGTGCTTTTAATGGTATTTTGGAAAAGCACTAGAGAGACCCCAAAGGATAATTTCTTGCAAACTGATAGCAGTATGCAAAAAATAGGCAATACTAAAGAGGAAAAAAAGGACGATGAATTTGAGAATTTAAATTTGGATTTTCCTAACCAACAACAAGAAGATAAGTTGGATAAGGTTGCTGATGATGTGAAAAAACAAGAGGGTCATACTCCAAATATTTTCCCTACAGAAACAAGTCCTACAAAAATGGAATCTAAGCCCAAAGCCACTGATAAGAAGTTGGAAAAGTTTGGCAAAGAAACTGATGGGCGTAGCGAATTAGACTTTGTGGAACATAATCATGCTATCAATAAGGCCAAAAAGCATGAAAATAAAGATAAAAAGCAAAAAACCCATGCCAAAGAGATCTCTAAAAAAGAAGTGAAAAAAGAGGCTCACTCTAAACATGCTAAGCAAGAAAAGGTTGTTAAAAAAGAAACAAAAAAAGAAGTGAAAAAAGAAAAAGTAGCTCCTAAGCAACCTAAAGAAGAGAATAAAAGGGCTGAGAAACCTAGTAGTGCAAGCGTGGCTAAGGGTTATTATTTACAAGTAGGGGTTTTTGCCAATACGCCCAATAAATACTTCTTGCAAGAGTTTGAGAAACTCCCGCATGCGATTGAGAAATTAGGCACAAATAAGCGTTATCTCATAGGGCCTTATAAGAGTCGTGAGGAGGCTTTAGAGCAAGTGAGCGAGATTACGGAGAAAATCACTAAGCCTGTTATTGTAGAAGTGCGCTAATTTATCTTATTTTTTAGACTAAGGGGATTTTTTCCTTTAGTTTTACTCATCTTTTTTAAAAATCATTTTATAATGCGTGTTATTGCATGTTGTTAAGGTCTTAAACAGAAAGTTTTTATATAAAGTTACATATCTTTAGCTAAGAGAGATAAAAGAATGGCTAATAACGAGAGAGAGAGAGAGAGAGTAAAAGGGGTTCTAGCTTTGCAAAATAGAACCCCTTTTATTTTAAATATTGCTTATAATAATTTATCAGCAAAAAGTATTTTAGTTTTTATAGCATGTTTTTTTATGCTTGGGTCTTTAGAGATGATGAAAGCGCATCAAAAAGATGGGTTTTTTATAGAGGGGGGCTTTGAAAGCGGGTTGTTGCAAGCTGAAAAACAAGAAGTAAGCTATAAAGAAAGCCATAGTATCGCACCCTTTTCTAATCAAGCATTCACAAAAAATGTTTTATTTGATTTAAATCAACAAGAAAACAATAAGCT contains the following coding sequences:
- a CDS encoding serine hydroxymethyltransferase — encoded protein: MAYFLEQSDSEIFELIGEELKRQNEHLEMIASENYTFPSVMEAMGSVLTNKYAEGYPNKRYYGGCEVVDKIENLAIERAKKLFNCEFANVQPHSGSQANNAVYHALLKPYDKILGMDLSCGGHLTHGSKVSLTGKHYQSFSYGVGLDGYIDYEEVLKIAKSVKPQIIVCGFSAYPREIDFKKFREIADEVGALLLGDIAHVAGLVVANEHNHPFPYCHVVSSTTHKTLRGPRGGLILTNDEEIATKIDRAIFPGTQGGPLMHVIAAKAIGFKENLKPEFKAYAQLVKSNMQVLAQVLKEKNHKLVSNGTSNHLLLMDFLDKPYSGKDADNALGNAGITVNKNTIPGETRSPFVTSGIRIGSAALSARGMGAKEFEIIGNKISDILNDIDNVSLQLHVKEELKALSAQFPVYSQPIF
- a CDS encoding DUF1882 domain-containing protein yields the protein MTEMELKLIKIDTSHYFEKKPGLGEKITHIGRSFYNKFQRVDAMLTSSLIQKHFRKEITIAHNLILRNNKVENIVFDYNGRNPERFYHKAQLLLREEGFMNFTAYNTKTPGHLHLYVHKGHTELSEGERLVKTLSMKLAQGMPNEWKVFPNRDIPKEFNILALPYEVFAKERGSSWAKHL
- a CDS encoding SPOR domain-containing protein, which encodes MADNEKLNDMMLDEETSGSGIKKALLIVAIAIIILAVLLMVFWKSTRETPKDNFLQTDSSMQKIGNTKEEKKDDEFENLNLDFPNQQQEDKLDKVADDVKKQEGHTPNIFPTETSPTKMESKPKATDKKLEKFGKETDGRSELDFVEHNHAINKAKKHENKDKKQKTHAKEISKKEVKKEAHSKHAKQEKVVKKETKKEVKKEKVAPKQPKEENKRAEKPSSASVAKGYYLQVGVFANTPNKYFLQEFEKLPHAIEKLGTNKRYLIGPYKSREEALEQVSEITEKITKPVIVEVR